From Phaeocystidibacter marisrubri, the proteins below share one genomic window:
- a CDS encoding TlpA family protein disulfide reductase yields MRSFLFALSFLVLGTAAKAQIFPQVSIKTLDGQTVDASTIEHDGPVVVSFWATWCSPCKKELEALNEYYIDLQDETNVLVIAVSIDDPRTASTVGVEVNSRGWEYDVYLDTNSDLRRTMGVNNVPHTMVYNKSGELVYTSNKYNPGDEIHLMEVIREAAE; encoded by the coding sequence ATGAGAAGTTTTCTATTCGCACTTAGCTTTTTAGTATTGGGCACAGCTGCCAAAGCGCAGATTTTCCCACAAGTATCCATCAAAACTCTTGATGGCCAAACGGTAGATGCATCCACCATTGAGCACGACGGTCCAGTGGTCGTTAGCTTTTGGGCTACTTGGTGCTCTCCTTGTAAAAAAGAACTTGAAGCGCTGAACGAGTATTACATCGACCTTCAAGATGAAACCAATGTATTGGTAATTGCCGTTTCTATTGACGACCCAAGAACTGCCTCTACTGTTGGTGTAGAAGTGAATTCTCGCGGTTGGGAATACGACGTATACCTAGACACGAATAGTGACCTCCGCAGAACAATGGGGGTAAACAACGTTCCACACACCATGGTGTACAACAAGAGTGGAGAGTTAGTTTACACGAGTAACAAGTACAACCCAGGTGATGAAATTCACTTGATGGAAGTCATTCGCGAAGCCGCTGAATAG